The nucleotide window ACAGAAAATGGCACTGTTTTTTTTCGGTGCCATTTTTATTTTTTATAAATTTCTGGACGGTATAGTCCTTTGTCCACTATTTCTAGTAGTCGCAATGTAGCGTGACTTGGCACGCGTTGCCCTGATTCCCAAGATTGAACCGTTTTAATGCTTACATTAAGTACTTTTGCAAATATTCCTTGAGAGTAGTGATTTTTTTCACGAATTTTTTTGATTTGTTTTGCTTTATATTGAGCCGGTGGTTCTGGTATTTGCAACCCTTCTGTTCTAAGATCGAGCTTGCTTTTTTTATATTCGATAGCTTCTTCAAGTCCTTTTTTTAAATCCTTGAAAAATTTGTTACTCATTGTTTTGTCCCTTCAATATGCTCACTAGGTTTTTAAGTTCTTTTTTTTCTTGGGCGGTTAAATTTTCTTGCACATTTTTTGCATATATTAAAAGAAGGAATAATTCATTGTCTTGTGTTAAAAAATAATAACAAATTCTAAATCCGCCACTTTTGCCACCTGAGGCTGATTTTAATCTCGCTTTGCGTACTCCACCAGTACCAACAATGAGATCGCCTATTTCTGGAAAGTCTATTAATTGTCTTTGCAGATCATTAAAGTCTTCAAGAAGAAGTTGTCTTTTTTTAAAGAGACTATCGATCGTTTTGCTAAACTGTTTAGTTTGAATTATTTTTCTTTTCATATTACAACCATACTGCGTAGTAGTATAGGC belongs to Candidatus Babeliales bacterium and includes:
- a CDS encoding helix-turn-helix domain-containing protein — encoded protein: MSNKFFKDLKKGLEEAIEYKKSKLDLRTEGLQIPEPPAQYKAKQIKKIREKNHYSQGIFAKVLNVSIKTVQSWESGQRVPSHATLRLLEIVDKGLYRPEIYKK
- a CDS encoding type II toxin-antitoxin system RelE/ParE family toxin, translating into MKRKIIQTKQFSKTIDSLFKKRQLLLEDFNDLQRQLIDFPEIGDLIVGTGGVRKARLKSASGGKSGGFRICYYFLTQDNELFLLLIYAKNVQENLTAQEKKELKNLVSILKGQNNE